In Musa acuminata AAA Group cultivar baxijiao chromosome BXJ3-9, Cavendish_Baxijiao_AAA, whole genome shotgun sequence, a single genomic region encodes these proteins:
- the LOC135649628 gene encoding protein WHAT'S THIS FACTOR 9, mitochondrial-like, whose product MIAMMLSRGSKTLVALHRHHLQLQCGQWGWWSRRWLVKVRLKWVKNRGLDHIIDRDTDIKAACLLKDAIAAAPSGLLPARSLARFQKNLGLTVPVLRFLRRYPTLFRELPHPRFPSLPAFSLAPAALLLHRRESETFQAALPEDAAHRLARLLMMARSRALPLSAIFPLRYDLGLPPDFPSALAATRSDLFRLSRRPTDGAFILSLSSWPDHLAFSALQLRHRDALAQPSYRDFKKPSVSSAAPLAFPMRFPRGYGSMKKVKAWMEDFHHLPYVSPYEDASGIDPDSDLMEKHVVGVLHELLSLTIHKKTKRNYIRSLREELGLPHRFTRVFTRYPGIFYLSLKCKTTTVVLREGYQSGKLVDPHPLSLVRDKFFYVMRTGLLYRGKGMTKLVLEEDDLFGEGNCREEQKEQIAIDNEEQDGVYGEDVGFDDDDVDASDNDDDECYELDDSDDEDGSDNG is encoded by the coding sequence ATGATCGCGATGATGTTGAGCCGGGGCAGTAAAACCCTCGTCGCCCTCCACCGTCATCATCTGCAGCTGCAGTGCGGACAATGGGGGTGGTGGTCGCGGCGGTGGCTGGTGAAGGTTCGGCTCAAGTGGGTCAAGAACCGTGGTCTCGACCACATCATCGACCGCGACACCGACATCAAGGCCGCCTGCCTCCTCAAGGACGCCATCGCCGCCGCCCCTTCCGGCCTCCTCCCCGCCCGCTCTCTCGCCCGGTTCCAGAAAAACCTCGGCCTCACTGTCCCCGTCCTCCGCTTCCTCCGCCGCTACCCCACCCTCTTCCGCGAGCTCCCTCACCCCCGTTTCCCTTCCCTCCCGGCTTTCTCTCTCGCCCCCGctgccctcctcctccaccgccgcgAAAGCGAAACTTTCCAAGCCGCCCTCCCGGAGGACGCCGCCCACCGCCTTGCTCGCCTCCTGATGATGGCTCGCTCCCGCGCTCTCCCCCTCTCCGCCATCTTTCCACTCCGCTACGATCTTGGCCTTCCCCCGGACTTTCCCTCCGCCCTTGCCGCTACCCGCTCGGACCTCTTCCGCCTCTCCCGACGCCCCACTGACGGCGCCTTCATCCTTTCCCTCTCCTCCTGGCCCGATCACCTCGCCTTCTCCGCCCTCCAGCTCCGCCACAGAGATGCCCTAGCACAGCCCTCCTACCGCGACTTCAAGAAGCCATCCGTATCCTCTGCCGCCCCCCTTGCTTTCCCCATGCGCTTCCCCAGAGGCTACGGCTCCATGAAGAAGGTCAAGGCCTGGATGGAAGACTTCCACCACCTCCCCTACGTATCTCCCTACGAGGACGCGTCCGGTATCGACCCCGACAGCGATCTCATGGAGAAGCACGTCGTTGGGGTCCTGCACGAGCTCCTCAGCCTCACGATCCACAAGAAGACCAAGCGGAACTACATTCGCAGCCTCCGAGAGGAGCTCGGCCTCCCCCACAGGTTCACTCGCGTGTTCACCCGCTACCCGGGGATCTTCTATCTGTCCCTAAAGTGCAAGACCACCACGGTGGTCCTTCGGGAGGGCTACCAGAGCGGTAAGCTGGTGGATCCGCACCCCCTCTCACTTGTTCGAGACAAGTTCTTTTACGTCATGAGAACAGGGTTGCTGTATCGGGGCAAGGGCATGACAAAGCTAGTTCTTGAGGAGGATGACTTATTCGGCGAAGGCAATTGCAGGGAGGAACAAAAGGAACAGATTGCCATTGACAATGAGGAGCAGGATGGTGTTTACGGTGAAGATGTtggttttgatgatgatgatgttgatgccagtgacaatgatgatgacgaatgcTATGAGTTGGATGATTCAGATGATGAAGATGGATCAGACAATGGCTGA